The Chitinophaga flava genome has a segment encoding these proteins:
- a CDS encoding murein L,D-transpeptidase catalytic domain family protein — MNLKVKKFFKPLIFIVTISLFVFLITTLTSAEKNPASAQRTLIPAVSDSLQEESLYDSMRLDTTGLSREAFENAIQGYDQLEEKGRIKNPDILSIIDFSLPSSKKRLFVIDMKNKLLLFNTLVSHGRNSGTLVANAFSNKSNSYKSSLGFYVTGDTYNGEHGYSLRLIGEEAGINDNALSRGIVMHSAAYVNEALIKSQGYIGRSLGCPAIPENVHRKVIERIRNGTVLFFYSPDKYYSMHSQMVAKDSINS; from the coding sequence GTGAATTTGAAAGTGAAGAAGTTTTTTAAACCGTTAATTTTTATTGTAACAATTAGTCTTTTTGTATTCCTGATTACCACTCTTACCTCTGCGGAAAAAAATCCTGCCAGCGCCCAACGCACCCTTATACCGGCAGTTAGTGATTCATTGCAGGAAGAAAGCCTTTACGACAGTATGCGGCTGGATACTACAGGACTCTCCAGGGAAGCATTTGAAAATGCCATACAAGGTTACGACCAGCTGGAAGAAAAAGGACGCATCAAAAATCCGGACATCCTTTCCATCATCGACTTTTCGCTGCCATCCAGCAAAAAGCGGCTGTTCGTGATTGACATGAAAAATAAACTCCTGCTGTTTAATACACTGGTATCCCATGGCCGGAACTCCGGTACCCTGGTAGCCAATGCTTTCTCCAACAAAAGCAACAGCTATAAAAGCAGCCTCGGATTTTATGTAACCGGCGACACCTATAATGGTGAGCATGGCTACTCACTGCGCCTGATCGGAGAAGAAGCCGGCATCAACGACAACGCCCTCAGCAGAGGTATTGTGATGCATAGTGCCGCTTATGTCAACGAAGCCCTGATCAAAAGCCAGGGATATATCGGCCGCAGCCTTGGATGCCCTGCTATCCCGGAGAACGTTCACCGTAAAGTGATTGAACGCATCCGCAACGGCACCGTTCTCTTTTTCTACAGCCCGGATAAATATTATTCCATGCACAGCCAGATGGTGGCCAAAGACAGTATCAACAGTTAA
- a CDS encoding DUF885 family protein, with the protein MKKQYLIIIPFFLLFLRASAGTGEPVKELIQQVSADVEDLNKVYIFRYSPEYFGRLRNYYGQTLDKLKALPFASLTTGEQVDYILLKRKVAQELRQIDENEVLYKSLQPVIPFAPAIMTMQVNRRRGDNPDVPRIVAALATVQQQIGNARIALQQKNTLTPTAARRAADIVNDLRSGLKNVYTFYYGYEPAFTKQVKQPYQQTDSVLEQYARFLEKELADKSDKMLDASGIKGTPIGREALIAQLQYEMIPYSPEELVEMANKEFAWCDAEMLKASAALGFGKDWKKALEKVKENHVAPGKQPELIHRLADEAIRFVEDSNLVTVPPLAKEVWRMFMLTKEQQRFAPFFLGGESILVAYPTEDMDEATKAMSLRSNNYAFAHATVFHELIPGHNLQGFMNKRNKPYRRMFSTPFSVEGWALYWEMLLWNKNFHSTPEEKVGALFWRMHRCARIIFSLNYHLGKWTPQQCIDFLVDRVGHERFSATSEVRRSFEGDYGPLYQIAYMMGGLQLRALHHELIDSGKMTELQLHDAFLQENAIPIEMFRAIITRQALTPDFKTQWRFADQLLQQ; encoded by the coding sequence ATGAAAAAACAATATTTGATCATTATCCCTTTTTTTCTCCTTTTTCTGCGCGCCAGTGCCGGCACAGGAGAGCCTGTTAAAGAGTTGATACAGCAGGTTTCGGCCGATGTGGAAGATCTGAACAAGGTATATATCTTCCGGTACAGTCCGGAGTATTTCGGACGTTTGCGCAACTATTACGGGCAAACCCTGGATAAGTTGAAAGCCTTGCCCTTTGCGTCGCTGACAACAGGAGAACAGGTGGATTATATCCTGCTGAAAAGGAAAGTAGCGCAGGAGCTCCGGCAAATTGATGAAAATGAAGTGCTGTATAAGAGCTTGCAGCCAGTGATCCCGTTTGCGCCCGCTATTATGACAATGCAAGTCAACCGCCGCCGGGGCGATAATCCCGACGTACCCCGGATAGTGGCTGCGCTGGCTACTGTACAGCAGCAGATTGGTAACGCCAGGATTGCGCTGCAACAGAAAAACACCCTCACACCCACTGCCGCCCGCAGAGCCGCCGATATTGTAAACGACCTGCGCAGCGGCCTCAAAAACGTATATACTTTTTATTATGGCTATGAACCGGCTTTTACGAAACAGGTAAAACAACCATATCAGCAAACGGATTCAGTGCTGGAACAATATGCCCGTTTCCTTGAAAAAGAACTGGCAGATAAAAGTGATAAAATGCTGGATGCCTCCGGTATCAAAGGCACACCTATCGGAAGGGAAGCACTGATCGCACAGCTTCAGTATGAAATGATTCCCTATTCTCCCGAAGAACTGGTGGAGATGGCCAACAAGGAATTTGCCTGGTGTGATGCAGAGATGCTGAAAGCTTCTGCAGCACTGGGTTTTGGCAAAGACTGGAAAAAAGCGCTGGAGAAAGTGAAAGAGAATCATGTGGCGCCTGGTAAACAGCCTGAACTAATACATCGGCTGGCGGACGAGGCTATCAGATTTGTGGAAGACAGCAACCTGGTAACGGTGCCGCCACTGGCCAAAGAAGTATGGCGTATGTTTATGCTCACCAAGGAACAGCAGCGTTTTGCACCTTTTTTCCTGGGCGGGGAATCCATTCTGGTAGCTTATCCTACCGAAGATATGGATGAAGCCACCAAAGCCATGAGCCTGCGTAGCAATAACTATGCTTTCGCCCATGCCACTGTGTTTCATGAACTGATACCCGGCCACAACCTGCAGGGTTTTATGAACAAACGCAACAAACCTTATCGCCGTATGTTCAGTACACCTTTCTCCGTAGAGGGGTGGGCGTTATACTGGGAGATGCTGTTATGGAATAAAAATTTTCACAGCACGCCTGAAGAGAAAGTGGGGGCGTTGTTCTGGCGCATGCACCGTTGCGCCCGCATTATCTTCTCCCTGAATTATCACCTGGGAAAATGGACACCACAACAATGTATTGATTTCCTGGTAGACCGGGTAGGACATGAACGTTTCAGCGCTACTTCCGAAGTACGCCGTTCGTTTGAAGGTGACTACGGACCTTTGTATCAGATTGCCTATATGATGGGTGGCCTGCAGCTGCGTGCCCTGCATCACGAACTGATCGATAGTGGTAAGATGACCGAACTGCAGTTGCACGATGCTTTCCTGCAGGAGAACGCTATTCCGATAGAGATGTTCCGTGCCATCATCACCAGGCAGGCCCTGACACCGGATTTCAAGACCCAATGGCGTTTTGCGGACCAGTTGTTGCAGCAATAA
- a CDS encoding xanthine dehydrogenase family protein molybdopterin-binding subunit, whose product MKKQAVGQSMDRVDGRLKVTGAARYFADHQPEGMLYAALVCSTISSGRIAAIDTTKALRAPGVADVVSHLNAPPVPGYKLENPNPKQGLKIFYDDRIYSNGQPVAIVVANTLERAIHAASLVKVSYNQEVHQTDMAANMDKAFQNKNMKDYLRGEADAWKKAPVSVEATYNIPIEVHNPMELAGIIAHWETPDKLTLYAKTQGVKSVQQTLKNLFQLPEENITVHSQFVGGAFGMALRVWPMEVATILAAKKIRKPVKLVLNRKEMFTLVGYRPAAMQKIGIGATSDGKLTGITHEAVAVTSPYEDFTEAIVSMSRMMYACPNVNTHYQLVPLNLSTPVWMRGPGEATGAFALESALDELAHELNMDPLQLRILNHADIDPEKNLPYSSKYLKEAYEMGAAKIGWQQRSNTPRQLQENGWLVGYGMSSGVFGAGRGRATASATFKADGSLIVRSAAADIGPGTATAMVQIAADATGIDVKKIKFLLGESAYPEAPRQGGSSTVSTVGSAVNDVCLALQHKLGELATTGHPAFKNVQIADIKYEDGQLVAGTTRIGYTELLQQQQLPEVVVTTTSQGGEERKKYAMYSFSVHFAKVHVHPATGVVRIKHIVSVADSGTIVNTKTARSQMIGGVVGGIGMALTEEALLDHRFGRFVNNNYADYHVPVNADTPPTDVLFINKKDPVINPMGSKGLGEISLIGFAAAVSNAVFNATGKRVRDLPITPDKLI is encoded by the coding sequence ATGAAAAAGCAAGCCGTAGGACAATCCATGGACCGCGTTGACGGCCGGCTGAAAGTGACCGGGGCCGCCCGTTATTTCGCCGATCATCAACCCGAAGGTATGTTGTATGCTGCGCTGGTATGCAGCACTATCAGCAGCGGCCGCATTGCCGCCATCGACACCACCAAAGCTTTACGCGCACCTGGTGTGGCCGATGTCGTATCACATCTCAACGCGCCGCCCGTTCCGGGATACAAGCTGGAAAATCCCAATCCCAAACAAGGCCTTAAAATATTCTACGACGATCGTATTTATTCCAATGGCCAACCGGTGGCCATCGTGGTGGCCAACACCCTGGAACGCGCTATACACGCCGCTTCCCTGGTAAAAGTAAGCTACAACCAGGAAGTACATCAAACAGACATGGCCGCCAACATGGACAAAGCCTTTCAGAATAAAAACATGAAAGACTACCTCCGTGGTGAGGCTGATGCCTGGAAAAAAGCACCGGTGTCTGTTGAAGCAACATACAATATTCCCATCGAAGTACACAACCCCATGGAGCTGGCCGGTATCATCGCCCACTGGGAAACACCGGATAAACTCACCCTTTATGCTAAAACACAAGGCGTAAAGAGTGTCCAACAGACACTAAAAAATCTGTTTCAACTACCGGAAGAAAATATTACCGTTCATTCGCAGTTTGTAGGTGGTGCCTTTGGTATGGCACTCCGTGTATGGCCCATGGAAGTGGCCACTATACTGGCTGCAAAAAAAATACGCAAACCGGTAAAGCTGGTGCTCAACCGCAAGGAAATGTTTACCCTGGTAGGATACCGTCCTGCTGCCATGCAGAAAATAGGTATCGGCGCTACCAGTGATGGAAAGCTCACCGGCATCACACATGAAGCGGTAGCAGTTACTTCGCCTTATGAAGACTTCACCGAGGCCATCGTAAGCATGAGCCGTATGATGTATGCCTGTCCGAATGTCAACACACATTACCAGCTGGTACCACTCAACCTCAGCACACCGGTATGGATGCGGGGCCCCGGAGAAGCTACCGGCGCTTTCGCGCTCGAATCGGCCCTCGATGAGCTTGCCCATGAGCTTAACATGGACCCGCTGCAATTACGTATCCTCAATCATGCTGATATCGATCCGGAAAAAAATCTGCCTTATTCCAGCAAATACCTCAAAGAGGCCTATGAGATGGGAGCCGCTAAAATAGGCTGGCAGCAACGCAGCAATACACCGCGTCAGCTGCAGGAAAACGGCTGGCTCGTAGGTTATGGTATGAGTAGCGGCGTATTCGGCGCCGGCCGTGGTAGAGCTACTGCCAGCGCTACGTTCAAAGCAGATGGCTCCCTCATCGTACGCAGTGCCGCTGCGGATATCGGTCCGGGCACCGCCACCGCCATGGTACAGATAGCTGCAGATGCCACCGGCATCGATGTTAAAAAAATAAAATTCCTGCTGGGGGAATCTGCATATCCGGAAGCCCCCCGCCAGGGCGGATCTTCTACCGTGTCTACTGTAGGCAGTGCAGTCAATGATGTATGCCTGGCCTTGCAGCATAAACTGGGAGAACTGGCCACCACTGGTCATCCGGCCTTTAAAAACGTGCAGATAGCTGATATAAAATATGAAGACGGACAACTGGTAGCCGGCACTACCAGGATCGGCTATACGGAATTGCTGCAACAACAGCAGCTGCCCGAAGTGGTTGTCACCACTACCTCACAGGGTGGTGAGGAAAGAAAAAAATACGCGATGTATTCTTTCTCCGTCCATTTCGCCAAAGTACATGTTCACCCGGCTACCGGTGTAGTACGAATCAAACATATTGTAAGTGTGGCCGATTCCGGTACTATCGTCAACACTAAAACAGCCCGCAGCCAGATGATCGGCGGCGTAGTGGGTGGCATCGGTATGGCACTCACGGAAGAAGCGCTACTGGACCACCGCTTCGGCCGTTTCGTAAACAACAACTACGCAGACTATCACGTACCGGTGAATGCAGACACACCACCTACGGATGTACTGTTCATCAATAAAAAAGATCCTGTCATTAACCCGATGGGCTCCAAAGGACTGGGTGAAATTTCGCTGATAGGCTTCGCCGCCGCCGTTTCCAACGCGGTGTTCAACGCTACCGGCAAAAGGGTGCGTGACTTACCCATCACGCCCGATAAACTGATTTGA
- a CDS encoding SDR family NAD(P)-dependent oxidoreductase codes for MSYALVTGAAKGIGKAIAAELAQRNYHLLLIDINEASLYDTAAAIAAQYHVNVHTLHQDLSHPDALQKITTWTSEWHDQLNVVVSNAGYGLNGAFENISLEEQFNIIDVNIKAQVGLSYAYIPVLRRFPKAYLLNLASTTAYQTVPYLNIYAATKAFALSFTRGLRYELRHSPISVSALSPGSTDTDFVNRARMGDSTRKLADRFNMTPESVARTAINGLFRGKAEIVPGFINKLNAFLPKFFPKSLVEKIAGNIYEPREKTPVVAVTPG; via the coding sequence ATGTCTTACGCATTGGTAACCGGCGCAGCCAAAGGAATTGGTAAAGCCATTGCAGCCGAACTGGCGCAAAGAAACTATCATCTGCTACTGATCGATATCAACGAAGCATCGCTCTACGATACCGCTGCAGCGATAGCTGCACAGTATCACGTCAACGTGCACACGCTCCATCAGGACCTGTCACACCCCGATGCATTACAGAAAATAACCACCTGGACAAGTGAGTGGCATGATCAGCTCAATGTGGTAGTCAGCAATGCCGGATATGGCCTGAATGGCGCATTTGAAAACATCTCCCTGGAAGAGCAGTTCAACATCATCGATGTGAATATTAAAGCACAGGTAGGGTTATCATATGCCTATATCCCGGTGCTGCGCCGGTTTCCAAAAGCTTATCTGCTCAACCTTGCCAGTACAACGGCCTACCAGACAGTGCCCTATCTGAATATCTATGCTGCTACCAAAGCGTTTGCCTTGTCATTTACCAGAGGACTGCGCTACGAACTGCGACACTCGCCCATCTCCGTGAGCGCACTCAGTCCCGGCAGCACAGACACCGATTTTGTGAATCGTGCCCGCATGGGTGACAGCACCCGCAAATTAGCAGACCGTTTTAACATGACACCAGAAAGTGTGGCCAGAACAGCCATCAATGGGCTGTTTAGAGGAAAAGCAGAAATCGTCCCGGGGTTCATCAATAAATTAAATGCGTTTCTGCCCAAATTCTTCCCTAAATCACTAGTAGAAAAAATTGCGGGGAATATCTACGAGCCGCGCGAGAAAACGCCGGTCGTCGCTGTCACACCGGGTTAG
- a CDS encoding phytanoyl-CoA dioxygenase family protein: MTTNNQPVFQLGKTLTAPQLNYFHQHGIIQFKNFFDRGTLSQVLGEVSEVQDFLLRNHVQKVNGIPLKFGTDTDGTPLIQRIAFASHYSNTLREILKDERLLLLTQLLAPYDGRIGENEKDGLVINHYVNTDDSQFRQLGWHTDSPRDLFLGTRIMPMLNVGIHLDDCPLENGGLRVLAGTHHQNILRLLFRKKYFIDHTPDKRETGFDIEAGDLTVHDGRLWHRVQQSPYIGEKSRRRVMYIPVITGAYQPKTAQSPTPFYHKLAQLKQHLYGGKPQWAATKGTTGKLAEVNSSSI; the protein is encoded by the coding sequence ATGACTACGAACAACCAACCCGTTTTCCAACTGGGGAAAACGCTCACAGCGCCACAACTGAACTATTTTCATCAACATGGTATCATCCAGTTTAAAAACTTTTTCGACAGAGGAACACTCTCCCAGGTATTAGGGGAAGTGAGCGAGGTACAGGATTTCCTCTTGCGCAACCATGTACAGAAGGTGAATGGTATTCCTTTAAAGTTTGGAACGGATACAGACGGAACACCATTAATACAACGAATTGCCTTTGCCTCCCATTATAGTAATACCCTGCGGGAAATATTGAAAGATGAGCGCCTGCTGTTGCTCACGCAACTCCTGGCTCCTTATGATGGTCGCATCGGAGAAAATGAAAAAGACGGACTGGTGATCAACCACTACGTTAACACCGACGACAGCCAGTTCAGACAACTGGGCTGGCATACCGACAGCCCACGTGATCTGTTCCTGGGCACCAGGATCATGCCTATGCTCAATGTAGGCATCCATCTTGATGACTGTCCGCTGGAAAACGGCGGCCTCCGCGTGCTCGCCGGCACACATCACCAAAACATTCTCCGGCTGCTGTTCAGAAAAAAATACTTCATAGACCATACTCCCGACAAACGGGAAACAGGCTTCGACATTGAAGCCGGTGACCTCACCGTACATGATGGCCGGTTATGGCACCGCGTACAACAATCACCTTATATCGGCGAAAAAAGCCGGAGAAGAGTGATGTACATTCCGGTCATCACGGGTGCCTATCAACCTAAAACGGCACAATCGCCTACTCCTTTTTATCACAAACTGGCTCAACTGAAACAACACCTTTACGGTGGCAAACCGCAATGGGCCGCCACCAAAGGGACTACCGGCAAACTGGCAGAAGTCAACAGTTCATCCATTTAA
- a CDS encoding nucleotidyltransferase family protein: protein MLHTGIIILAAGASQRLGTPKQQVIYQQQSLLQRITDTALSIDAAPVVVVLGAYADNIRPDIDGSGADIIVNTNWYTGMGSTIQTGLSHLLRVYDNASDALLLLCDQPFITSHLLRDLISTHQQQHDNITACAYGNTTGTPVLFHKKYFPQLMALSGQEGAKKIILQHPDEVTTIPFPNGIIDIDTPDDLRKLL, encoded by the coding sequence ATGCTGCACACTGGTATCATTATCCTCGCCGCCGGCGCTTCACAGCGCCTGGGAACACCGAAGCAACAGGTCATCTATCAGCAACAAAGCCTCCTGCAAAGGATCACTGATACCGCGCTCTCTATAGATGCTGCACCTGTTGTGGTGGTGCTGGGTGCTTATGCAGACAATATCCGCCCCGATATCGACGGTAGCGGCGCAGATATTATTGTGAATACAAACTGGTATACTGGTATGGGCAGTACCATACAAACCGGACTGTCACACCTGTTACGTGTATACGATAACGCGAGTGATGCATTATTACTACTCTGTGACCAACCCTTTATAACCAGTCACCTGCTTCGCGATCTGATTTCAACTCATCAGCAGCAACATGACAACATCACGGCCTGTGCCTATGGCAATACCACCGGCACTCCCGTGCTCTTCCATAAAAAGTATTTCCCGCAACTGATGGCACTTTCGGGGCAGGAAGGCGCTAAAAAAATTATCCTGCAGCACCCGGATGAGGTGACAACCATCCCCTTTCCCAATGGGATTATCGATATCGATACCCCCGACGATCTCCGCAAACTGCTGTAA
- a CDS encoding DNA-formamidopyrimidine glycosylase family protein, translating into MPELPDLQVFSRNLEKALLHKELESIDVFVKKKLHNTEQELKSALEGQRLEAIQRVGKELHFTFKNKHVLGMHLMLHGKLYLFKDQNEQKYTICTLLFKGGTGLALTDFQGQAALTLDPAPKEAPDALSDEMTLSWLKAALAKKRTAIKKFLVDQHNMLGIGNAYADDILWEARISPFSVCNKIPEPAVKALHKAIGKVLKDAETKILKHHPDIIQGEVRDYMLVHHAKLEESPGGAVIHHVASGGKTYYTDEQVEYK; encoded by the coding sequence ATGCCTGAATTACCCGACCTGCAAGTATTTAGCCGCAATCTGGAGAAAGCCCTGCTGCATAAGGAACTGGAGTCCATTGATGTGTTTGTAAAAAAGAAACTGCATAACACAGAACAGGAATTGAAATCAGCCCTCGAGGGGCAGCGGCTGGAAGCCATACAGCGTGTAGGGAAAGAGCTGCATTTTACATTTAAAAACAAACATGTGCTGGGCATGCATTTGATGCTGCACGGCAAACTTTATTTGTTTAAGGACCAGAACGAGCAGAAGTACACCATCTGCACCTTGTTGTTTAAAGGTGGTACCGGGCTGGCACTGACGGACTTTCAGGGACAGGCCGCGCTCACACTGGACCCTGCTCCTAAAGAAGCTCCCGATGCTTTGTCTGATGAGATGACGCTTTCCTGGCTGAAGGCGGCACTGGCTAAAAAGAGGACGGCCATTAAAAAATTTCTGGTAGATCAGCATAATATGCTGGGCATTGGTAATGCTTATGCAGATGATATTCTGTGGGAGGCGCGTATATCTCCGTTTTCTGTATGCAACAAAATTCCGGAGCCGGCCGTGAAAGCCTTACACAAGGCCATCGGCAAAGTGCTGAAAGATGCAGAGACGAAGATATTAAAACATCATCCTGATATTATTCAGGGCGAAGTACGTGACTATATGCTGGTGCATCATGCCAAGCTGGAAGAAAGCCCTGGTGGTGCTGTTATACACCATGTTGCTTCGGGTGGAAAGACCTACTACACTGACGAACAAGTGGAATACAAATAA
- a CDS encoding XdhC family protein, whose amino-acid sequence MQKELEDIVKAYHTAQEQGIHCALATVVHVDGSAYRQPGARMLITENGALTGAISGGCLEGDALRKAQLAMLQQQPMLVTYDTTDEDDATIGVGLGCNGIIHILLEPLGPHCAFNPLTLLQQYTGTRETTVMVTLFNMQQRNAPQPGTCILVTNNGERQVHLNDDTLRKAVLPDVCEAFTNRRSAIKNYHSGTEQISALIAWHPPALQLLIAGAGNDVMPVVKIASTLGWQTIVVDGRPAYAQPQRFPEANQVIVAKPANVLDHIQPDEHTAVVLMTHNYNYDIALLTALLPHCLPYTGILGPARKLQRMLDEIKDTGAHITQEQLERIYGPTGLDIGADTPEEIALSIISEIKTVMTGATGLSLRNSDTYIHQRSLQHIIQKQL is encoded by the coding sequence ATGCAGAAAGAACTGGAAGATATTGTGAAGGCCTATCATACCGCCCAGGAGCAGGGCATTCACTGTGCCCTGGCCACTGTAGTACATGTAGACGGCTCTGCCTACCGGCAACCCGGCGCCCGTATGCTGATAACCGAAAACGGCGCACTCACCGGCGCCATCAGCGGTGGATGCCTGGAAGGCGATGCCCTTAGAAAAGCACAGCTGGCCATGCTGCAACAACAGCCCATGCTCGTTACCTACGATACCACAGATGAAGATGATGCTACCATTGGTGTAGGCCTGGGTTGCAACGGCATCATACATATACTGCTGGAGCCGTTGGGCCCGCACTGTGCCTTCAATCCGTTGACGTTATTGCAACAATACACCGGCACCCGGGAAACTACGGTGATGGTTACACTGTTTAATATGCAGCAGCGCAACGCTCCCCAACCTGGCACCTGTATACTGGTCACCAACAACGGAGAACGGCAGGTACATCTCAACGATGATACACTGCGGAAAGCAGTACTGCCAGACGTTTGCGAAGCATTTACCAACAGACGGTCTGCTATTAAAAACTATCATTCCGGTACGGAACAGATTTCAGCGCTCATCGCCTGGCATCCGCCTGCACTGCAGCTGCTCATCGCCGGCGCTGGCAATGATGTGATGCCCGTCGTGAAAATAGCCTCCACACTGGGCTGGCAAACCATCGTTGTAGATGGCCGCCCGGCCTATGCGCAGCCGCAGCGTTTCCCGGAAGCCAACCAGGTGATTGTTGCCAAACCAGCCAATGTACTGGATCATATACAACCCGATGAACATACTGCCGTTGTGCTGATGACCCACAATTACAATTATGATATTGCCCTACTCACAGCTTTGCTTCCCCACTGCCTGCCCTACACGGGCATCCTGGGACCGGCCAGAAAGCTGCAGCGCATGCTCGATGAAATAAAAGACACCGGTGCCCATATCACCCAGGAACAACTGGAACGTATATACGGCCCCACCGGCCTCGATATAGGTGCAGATACACCGGAAGAAATAGCCCTGTCCATCATCAGTGAAATCAAAACGGTGATGACCGGCGCCACCGGCCTCTCTCTCCGTAACAGCGATACGTATATCCATCAGCGTTCCCTGCAGCATATCATTCAAAAACAACTGTAA
- a CDS encoding L,D-transpeptidase family protein — protein MRYLILFGLLMYILAGCSSPSAPDESKEKKVVAAVVITPRNTAITQNNAYNYLFLDSAALADFIVKYQLNDTVANQMRSFYNARNYEFAWVDSSGLTEEAAAFRSLFNYSKDTSGDKPLNAKLDRLLEEDSMHVKATDPDMIKTELMLTWRLVRYFRKMDGDFSKLENMVPMRKYGIMEMTDSMLQADDKLYPVVAAMKPALQKYRDIVKKGGWPMVDTSNKHLKKGQSSPEIIGIKNRLALTGELSQNDSTKEFTEELETAVNRFRNEHGYTENGIINDTVIHAMNIPAKDRLQQLLINMQRMKWMPASPEGKLILVNIPAFMLHVTNNGNKVFDMPIVVGKEGHSTTMFYGQLNQVVFSPYWNIPRSIVRKEILPAISRNPNYLARKNMEVTGHVNGLPVIRQRPGAKNALGRVKFLFPNSFNIYFHDTPEKRLFSRDNRAYSHGCIRLKDPVTMARFILEDSPEWTDEKIDAAMNAGKQRYVAVKHPVPVIITYFTAWVDDDGTLHMVPDVYGHDAIMKQKMF, from the coding sequence ATGAGATACCTAATCCTGTTTGGCTTGTTGATGTACATCCTGGCAGGTTGCAGTTCACCCTCTGCCCCGGATGAGTCTAAAGAAAAAAAAGTGGTGGCCGCTGTTGTGATCACACCGAGAAACACAGCGATCACACAGAACAATGCCTATAACTACCTTTTCCTTGATAGTGCCGCCCTGGCAGATTTTATAGTCAAATACCAGCTGAATGATACTGTTGCCAACCAGATGCGGAGCTTTTATAACGCCCGTAATTATGAGTTTGCGTGGGTAGATAGTAGTGGGCTCACTGAAGAGGCAGCTGCTTTTCGCAGTCTGTTCAACTATAGTAAGGATACCAGTGGCGACAAGCCGCTGAATGCCAAGCTGGACCGTCTTCTGGAAGAAGATAGTATGCATGTGAAAGCTACCGACCCCGATATGATAAAAACAGAGCTGATGCTCACTTGGCGGCTGGTTCGTTATTTCAGAAAAATGGATGGTGATTTTTCGAAGCTCGAAAATATGGTGCCTATGCGCAAGTATGGGATCATGGAAATGACTGATTCTATGCTGCAGGCTGATGACAAGCTGTATCCTGTCGTTGCAGCTATGAAGCCGGCGCTGCAGAAGTACCGTGATATCGTCAAAAAGGGTGGGTGGCCTATGGTGGACACGTCGAACAAACATCTGAAAAAAGGGCAGTCATCTCCCGAAATTATTGGTATCAAAAACCGGCTGGCCCTCACAGGAGAACTATCTCAAAATGACAGCACTAAGGAGTTTACGGAAGAACTGGAAACAGCAGTCAACCGCTTTCGTAACGAACACGGCTATACGGAAAACGGTATCATCAATGATACGGTGATTCATGCTATGAACATACCGGCAAAAGACCGTCTGCAGCAGCTGCTGATCAATATGCAGCGGATGAAATGGATGCCGGCATCTCCTGAAGGAAAACTAATCCTGGTGAATATTCCCGCTTTTATGCTGCATGTTACCAATAACGGTAACAAAGTGTTTGATATGCCTATTGTGGTGGGGAAGGAAGGGCATAGCACAACCATGTTTTATGGTCAGTTAAATCAGGTGGTGTTCAGCCCATACTGGAATATCCCCCGCAGTATTGTGCGTAAGGAAATATTACCTGCTATCAGCCGAAATCCTAATTATCTGGCGCGGAAGAACATGGAGGTAACCGGCCATGTAAACGGGCTGCCGGTGATCCGGCAACGGCCGGGGGCGAAGAATGCGCTGGGACGGGTAAAATTCCTGTTTCCCAACAGCTTTAATATCTACTTCCATGATACGCCGGAAAAACGGCTGTTTAGCCGCGATAACCGCGCCTATAGCCATGGCTGTATCCGTTTGAAAGACCCTGTGACAATGGCACGCTTCATTCTGGAAGACTCGCCCGAATGGACCGATGAAAAAATAGATGCCGCCATGAATGCCGGCAAACAAAGGTATGTGGCGGTGAAACATCCGGTACCGGTGATCATTACTTATTTCACCGCCTGGGTAGATGATGATGGCACACTGCACATGGTGCCCGACGTATATGGCCACGACGCTATCATGAAACAGAAAATGTTTTAA